From Calothrix sp. PCC 6303, a single genomic window includes:
- the tgt gene encoding tRNA guanosine(34) transglycosylase Tgt, with product MSAQFSYQVLATSSQSKARAGVFNTPHGIVETPRFMPVGTLANVKTMTPSQLKETGAQMILSNTYHLHLQPGEDIVAGGGGLHKFMAWDGPILTDSGGFQVFSLSEMRKITEEGVTFRSPRDGKIINLTPERSIQIQNTLGADVIMAFDECPPYPATREEVEAATGRTYRWLERCIQAHERDDQALFGIVQGGVYLDLRAQAATNLVGFDLPGYAIGGVSVGEPPELIAKIVQATTPMLPVNKPRYLMGVGTYREMAQAIASGIDLFDCVIPTRWARHATAMVQGERWNLKNAKFREDFRPLDETCPCYTCQNFSRAYISHLVRSQELLAYTLLSIHNITELIRFTQKIRQSILNDTFTTEFAHWLQPESHPES from the coding sequence GCACATTAGCCAACGTCAAAACTATGACTCCATCTCAACTAAAAGAGACTGGAGCGCAAATGATCTTATCCAACACCTACCACCTCCATCTCCAACCTGGTGAAGACATTGTTGCAGGTGGTGGAGGTTTACACAAATTTATGGCTTGGGATGGTCCGATTCTCACCGATTCCGGAGGATTCCAAGTATTTAGCTTGAGTGAGATGCGAAAAATTACCGAAGAAGGTGTAACTTTCCGCTCACCCCGCGATGGCAAAATTATTAATTTGACCCCAGAACGTTCCATCCAAATTCAAAATACCCTGGGTGCAGACGTGATTATGGCATTTGATGAATGTCCACCCTACCCAGCCACCCGTGAGGAAGTAGAAGCCGCCACAGGGCGAACATATCGCTGGTTAGAACGCTGTATCCAAGCCCATGAACGGGATGATCAAGCCCTATTTGGCATCGTTCAAGGCGGTGTATATTTAGATTTACGCGCCCAAGCAGCCACTAATTTAGTCGGTTTCGATTTACCAGGTTACGCCATTGGTGGAGTCAGCGTTGGTGAACCCCCTGAACTCATAGCCAAAATAGTTCAAGCCACTACACCCATGTTGCCTGTCAACAAACCCCGCTACCTCATGGGAGTGGGAACATACCGAGAAATGGCTCAAGCGATCGCATCCGGGATAGACTTGTTTGATTGCGTAATTCCCACCCGTTGGGCAAGACATGCCACAGCAATGGTACAAGGTGAACGTTGGAACCTCAAAAATGCCAAATTCCGCGAAGATTTCCGTCCCCTAGATGAAACCTGTCCTTGTTACACCTGCCAAAACTTCAGTAGAGCATACATTTCACACCTAGTGCGATCGCAAGAACTCCTCGCGTACACCCTACTGAGCATCCACAACATCACAGAACTCATTCGCTTCACCCAAAAAATTCGCCAATCCATCCTCAACGACACCTTCACCACCGAATTTGCCCATTGGTTACAACCAGAATCTCATCCCGAATCATAA
- a CDS encoding photosystem II reaction center protein K, whose product MEAALLLAKLPEAYQIFNPLVDVLPVIPVFFLLLAFVWQAAVGFR is encoded by the coding sequence ATGGAAGCAGCACTACTGTTAGCAAAATTGCCAGAAGCTTACCAAATCTTTAATCCTTTGGTAGACGTTCTTCCCGTAATTCCCGTATTCTTTCTGCTGCTAGCCTTTGTATGGCAAGCAGCCGTGGGTTTTAGATAG
- a CDS encoding 2Fe-2S iron-sulfur cluster-binding protein, translating to MGNINFANENKEVIAADGANLRLKAMENGIDIYKTWGKMMNCGGYGQCGHCAVQVIDGMENLSPRTDAENKLLKKKPDNFRLACQSIVNGAVTIATKP from the coding sequence ATGGGAAACATTAACTTCGCCAACGAAAACAAAGAAGTCATCGCCGCTGATGGGGCAAATCTTCGCCTCAAAGCCATGGAAAACGGCATTGACATTTACAAAACCTGGGGAAAAATGATGAATTGCGGCGGTTATGGGCAGTGTGGACACTGTGCTGTACAAGTCATAGATGGGATGGAAAATCTTTCCCCACGTACCGATGCCGAAAACAAATTATTAAAGAAAAAACCCGATAATTTCCGTCTTGCTTGTCAAAGTATTGTCAATGGGGCAGTAACTATAGCTACCAAGCCTTAG
- a CDS encoding GNAT family N-acetyltransferase — translation MKIRVENYQDYLRISEVNTLAFARENEANLITEVRNSNFYIPELSLVAEIDDIVVAHIMFSYIELIGEERLRVLSLAPVAVIPEFQKQGIGSNLIKAGLEKADAMGEALAIVLGSPSFYNRFGFMSSAIYDIKCPFDVPEDVFMVKIFKNFQVKYQGEVVYPPAFSRV, via the coding sequence ATGAAAATTCGTGTTGAAAATTATCAAGACTATTTGAGAATATCTGAAGTCAATACCTTAGCATTTGCAAGGGAAAATGAAGCTAATTTGATTACAGAAGTTCGTAATTCTAACTTTTATATCCCTGAACTTTCCTTAGTAGCGGAAATTGATGATATTGTAGTTGCTCATATTATGTTCAGCTATATTGAGTTAATTGGGGAAGAAAGATTGCGGGTACTTAGTTTAGCACCTGTAGCTGTGATTCCTGAGTTTCAAAAGCAGGGTATTGGTAGTAATCTAATTAAAGCTGGTTTGGAAAAAGCTGATGCGATGGGTGAAGCTTTAGCGATTGTACTTGGTTCTCCTTCGTTTTATAATCGCTTCGGATTCATGTCGTCAGCAATTTATGATATTAAATGTCCTTTTGATGTTCCAGAGGATGTTTTTATGGTGAAGATTTTCAAAAACTTTCAAGTAAAGTATCAAGGTGAGGTTGTTTATCCTCCTGCTTTTTCGCGGGTTTAG
- a CDS encoding glutathione S-transferase family protein produces the protein MLQQLTLKLLAFTSAIAYFYFPIFSVQAAPLPQKNVTPASTSNQIKLKLYGGVKTRTPMVQWYLEELGIPYEYISLNISAGENRKPEYLAINSLGKVPAIVDGNLKLWESGAILLYLAEKYDKKSTSLEESAQVMQWVFFANTTLSPALFTEDKRKREMPNLLVALNQILQDKSFLVGNKLSAADIAVVSYLYYAKILVPVDYTQYPAINSYLDKMTVREAFKNTVGKR, from the coding sequence ATGCTCCAACAACTAACTCTTAAACTACTTGCATTCACAAGCGCGATCGCATATTTTTATTTTCCTATATTTTCCGTACAAGCTGCACCTCTTCCTCAAAAAAATGTGACTCCTGCTTCTACTTCTAATCAAATAAAGCTGAAGCTATATGGAGGTGTGAAAACAAGGACTCCCATGGTGCAATGGTATTTGGAAGAATTGGGTATTCCTTATGAATATATTTCCCTAAATATCAGTGCTGGAGAAAACCGTAAACCTGAATATTTGGCTATCAATTCGCTGGGGAAAGTACCAGCAATTGTAGATGGAAATTTGAAGTTATGGGAATCTGGAGCAATTTTATTATATTTAGCCGAAAAATATGACAAAAAATCTACTTCGTTAGAGGAATCTGCTCAAGTTATGCAGTGGGTGTTTTTTGCTAATACCACTTTATCCCCGGCTTTGTTTACCGAAGATAAACGTAAAAGGGAAATGCCTAATTTGTTAGTAGCACTCAATCAGATTTTGCAAGACAAATCGTTTTTAGTAGGAAATAAACTTAGTGCCGCAGATATTGCCGTTGTTTCGTATTTATATTATGCCAAAATTCTTGTTCCTGTAGATTACACTCAATATCCAGCGATTAATTCTTATTTGGATAAAATGACAGTAAGGGAAGCTTTTAAAAATACTGTTGGAAAACGTTAG
- a CDS encoding N-acetylglucosamine kinase, whose amino-acid sequence MEYILGIDGGGSKTVCVLMDIQGKIWGRGEAGASNYQTIGVSATFQSIEAAIFSATAEALGKIEHRINNLSDKIKVTAICLGLAGVARIQDREVVESIVADLQISLNFCVEWELDLRRKIIICHDALIALVGGIGNDIGIVVAAGTGSIIFGINQQGITKRVGGWGYLLGDEGSAYKIAVTGLQMAMQFYDGRGKATSLLKGFQSYLKLQNMEDSVEVVYRSGWGVKEIAGLAIIVDNAAVEGDEIANQIIDEAVRELVKATSVVIDALGFSLHSQVNKQESNDIFEIVTVGSVWQSKSRMRERFIQSVTTIYPNAKIILPRFEPAYGAALLGLKRLNELG is encoded by the coding sequence ATGGAATATATCTTAGGAATAGATGGTGGTGGAAGCAAAACAGTATGTGTCTTGATGGATATTCAAGGAAAAATATGGGGACGTGGTGAAGCTGGTGCATCAAATTATCAAACTATTGGAGTTAGTGCTACTTTTCAGTCTATTGAAGCGGCAATTTTTAGTGCAACTGCTGAAGCATTAGGGAAAATAGAGCATCGAATAAATAATCTTAGTGATAAAATTAAAGTCACGGCAATTTGCTTAGGTTTAGCTGGTGTTGCTCGGATTCAGGATAGAGAAGTAGTAGAAAGTATTGTTGCTGATTTACAAATTAGTCTAAATTTCTGTGTCGAGTGGGAATTGGATTTACGACGAAAAATAATCATCTGTCATGATGCTTTAATTGCTTTGGTTGGTGGAATTGGAAATGATATCGGGATTGTTGTTGCTGCTGGAACTGGTTCCATAATTTTTGGAATTAATCAACAGGGAATTACTAAACGTGTTGGCGGTTGGGGTTATCTTTTGGGTGATGAAGGTAGTGCTTATAAAATTGCTGTGACTGGGTTACAAATGGCGATGCAATTTTATGATGGACGAGGAAAAGCAACTAGTTTGTTGAAGGGTTTTCAAAGCTATTTGAAGTTGCAAAATATGGAAGATTCAGTGGAAGTTGTATATCGAAGTGGATGGGGTGTGAAAGAGATTGCGGGTTTGGCGATTATTGTTGATAATGCAGCTGTAGAAGGAGATGAAATCGCTAATCAGATTATTGATGAGGCTGTAAGAGAGTTAGTTAAAGCAACTTCGGTAGTCATTGATGCATTAGGGTTTTCCCTACATTCACAAGTTAATAAGCAGGAAAGTAATGATATTTTTGAAATTGTGACAGTTGGTAGTGTTTGGCAGTCTAAATCAAGAATGAGAGAGAGATTTATTCAGTCTGTAACTACAATCTATCCAAATGCCAAAATTATTCTTCCTAGATTTGAACCTGCTTATGGTGCTGCTTTGTTGGGATTGAAGCGGTTAAATGAGTTAGGCTGA